A window of the Streptobacillus felis genome harbors these coding sequences:
- a CDS encoding galactose/methyl galactoside ABC transporter permease MglC: MNNEQIKKLKSLFINGGIYMVLLLLFIVIVIKEPSFLSFRNVINILTQSSVKMIIALGVAGIIVTQGTDLSAGRQIGIAGLISATLLQTVANPNKIYKFVEQYPGIKGAISSMAKGLGFADEPTFATVFITLFLVIIIGSVIGLVNGILVSKFNIVPFVATMGMMIIAYGANSLYFDYTGSTPVAGFSSAYSTIVGNIKIGSFFLPKLIIYATVTVLVMWIVWNKTVFGKNLFAVGGNPEAAKVSGVNVTKTLILVYIISGIMYAVGGFLEAARIGSASNNLGNLYELDAIAACVVGGVSFSGGVGKISGVVAGVIIFTMINYGLTYIGVNPYWQFIIKGLIIIIAVGIDMLKYKKKN; the protein is encoded by the coding sequence ATGAATAACGAACAAATTAAGAAATTAAAATCATTATTTATTAATGGTGGAATTTATATGGTATTATTACTTTTATTTATAGTAATAGTAATTAAAGAACCTTCATTTTTAAGTTTTAGAAACGTTATCAACATTTTAACTCAATCATCAGTTAAAATGATTATAGCTTTAGGAGTTGCAGGTATTATAGTAACTCAAGGTACAGACCTTTCAGCTGGTAGACAAATTGGTATAGCAGGATTAATTTCAGCTACTTTATTACAAACAGTAGCTAATCCTAATAAGATATATAAATTTGTAGAACAATATCCAGGAATTAAAGGTGCTATTTCATCTATGGCAAAAGGTTTAGGTTTTGCAGATGAACCAACATTTGCTACAGTATTTATTACTTTATTTTTAGTTATAATAATAGGTTCAGTAATAGGACTAGTAAATGGAATATTAGTTTCTAAATTTAACATAGTTCCTTTCGTTGCAACTATGGGTATGATGATAATTGCATATGGTGCTAACTCATTATATTTTGATTATACAGGATCTACACCTGTTGCTGGATTTAGTAGTGCTTATTCAACTATAGTTGGTAATATTAAAATTGGTTCTTTCTTTTTACCAAAATTAATAATATATGCAACAGTTACAGTTCTTGTAATGTGGATAGTATGGAACAAAACAGTATTTGGTAAAAACTTATTTGCAGTAGGAGGAAATCCAGAAGCTGCAAAGGTTTCAGGAGTTAATGTAACTAAAACATTAATATTAGTATATATTATTTCAGGTATTATGTATGCAGTTGGTGGATTCTTAGAAGCTGCACGTATAGGTTCTGCATCAAATAACTTAGGAAACCTTTATGAATTAGATGCGATTGCAGCCTGCGTTGTTGGAGGAGTTTCATTCTCAGGAGGAGTTGGAAAAATATCTGGAGTAGTAGCAGGGGTTATTATCTTTACTATGATTAACTACGGATTAACATATATAGGGGTAAACCCATATTGGCAATTCATAATTAAAGGTTTAATTATAATAATTGCTGTAGGTATAGATATGCTTAAATATAAGAAGAAAAATTAA